A part of Paenibacillus donghaensis genomic DNA contains:
- a CDS encoding MarR family winged helix-turn-helix transcriptional regulator, translating to MIQSYERDTQLTLHLYRVFAKSFKSINEHAVTGSKIEGFNPTAFAVMEVLYYKGAQPIQQIGAKLLLQSGNVTYVIDKLEERGYLQRKPCPSDRRVIFAELTTEGERLMNELYPKYSERLHLAFSGLSDEEKEQMITLLKKMGLQAEKLSPLPRK from the coding sequence ATGATACAATCTTATGAACGTGATACTCAGTTAACCTTGCATTTGTACCGCGTATTCGCAAAATCCTTCAAGAGTATTAATGAACACGCTGTTACGGGCAGCAAGATTGAAGGGTTCAACCCGACCGCCTTCGCTGTGATGGAAGTTCTGTACTACAAGGGTGCACAGCCGATCCAGCAGATTGGCGCCAAGCTGCTATTGCAGAGCGGCAACGTTACCTACGTAATAGACAAGCTGGAAGAACGCGGCTACCTGCAGCGCAAGCCTTGCCCGAGCGATCGCCGTGTTATTTTTGCCGAGCTGACTACGGAAGGCGAACGCTTAATGAACGAGTTGTATCCGAAGTACTCGGAGCGGCTTCACCTGGCCTTCAGCGGCCTGAGTGACGAGGAGAAGGAGCAGATGATTACCCTGCTCAAGAAGATGGGTCTTCAAGCCGAGAAGCTCTCCCCGCTTCCGCGCAAGTAG
- a CDS encoding glucose-1-phosphate adenylyltransferase → MKKKEMVAMLLAGGQGKRLKGLTKSLAKPAVYFGGTYRIIDFPLSNCSNSGIDTVGVLTQYEPLVLHSYIGVGSDWDLNRKNGGVFVLPPHERENGSNWYRGTADAIYRNLKFVDQFDPEHVLILSGDHIYKMDYNAMLQYHKERDADCTISVIDVPLEEASRFGILNTEDDLRIYEFEEKPAKPKSTLASMGVYIFKWEVLRKHLLEDGENGDSSHDFGKDIIPLMLEDQQSLYAYPFEGYWRDVGTVDSLWEANMDLLSDNPPLNLNDPQWRIFTRNPNQPAQYVAPGAKVSGCIINEGCIVHGEVSHSVLFYGVEVGEGSVITDSVIMPKVKIGKNVRIHKAIISENTVIDDYMEIGIDRENKDEILLIDKKSKKRKTVTAKTL, encoded by the coding sequence ATGAAGAAAAAAGAGATGGTAGCCATGCTATTGGCGGGAGGCCAAGGGAAGAGGTTGAAGGGATTAACCAAATCGCTTGCCAAGCCCGCAGTTTATTTTGGGGGAACTTACCGTATCATTGATTTTCCCTTAAGTAACTGCTCCAATTCAGGTATTGATACAGTGGGCGTGCTGACGCAATATGAGCCGCTTGTGCTGCATTCTTACATTGGTGTAGGCAGTGATTGGGACTTGAACCGCAAGAATGGCGGAGTATTCGTATTGCCGCCGCATGAGCGGGAGAACGGAAGCAACTGGTACAGGGGAACGGCCGATGCGATCTACCGGAATCTGAAATTTGTCGACCAGTTTGACCCAGAGCATGTATTGATTCTTTCCGGGGATCATATTTACAAAATGGACTATAATGCGATGCTTCAATATCATAAGGAAAGAGATGCAGACTGCACGATTTCCGTAATCGACGTTCCGCTGGAGGAAGCCAGCCGGTTCGGGATCCTGAATACGGAGGATGACCTGCGGATCTACGAGTTTGAGGAGAAGCCTGCCAAGCCCAAGAGCACACTTGCTTCTATGGGGGTGTATATTTTCAAATGGGAGGTGCTCCGCAAGCATCTGCTCGAAGACGGGGAGAACGGCGATTCGTCACATGACTTCGGCAAGGATATTATTCCGCTGATGCTGGAAGACCAGCAGTCCCTGTATGCCTATCCTTTTGAAGGCTACTGGAGAGACGTGGGTACGGTAGACAGCCTGTGGGAAGCCAATATGGATCTGCTGAGCGACAACCCTCCGCTGAATCTGAATGATCCGCAGTGGCGCATCTTCACCCGCAACCCGAACCAGCCGGCCCAATATGTGGCTCCCGGAGCCAAGGTATCAGGCTGCATTATCAACGAAGGCTGCATTGTGCATGGAGAAGTCAGCCATTCGGTACTCTTTTACGGCGTGGAAGTGGGAGAAGGCAGCGTGATTACAGACTCGGTCATTATGCCCAAGGTCAAGATCGGCAAGAACGTCAGAATTCATAAAGCGATCATCAGTGAGAATACAGTCATCGACGATTATATGGAAATTGGCATCGATCGGGAGAATAAGGATGAGATCCTGCTGATCGACAAGAAGAGCAAGAAGCGCAAAACCGTGACAGCCAAAACCCTATAA
- a CDS encoding glycogen/starch/alpha-glucan phosphorylase — MFNDKETFKKVFRETLIGKLGKPLEEASNADIYNIVGNMIRENAGRNWADTNQKYKADKEKQVYYFSMEFLIGRLLGNNLLNMGVLEVVREGLSELGFCLADVEEVEADAGLGNGGLGRLAACFLDSLASLQYAGHGCGIRYKYGLFEQKIVDGYQVELPDYWLQNDNVWEVRREDKQVEVKFWGRVETGEENGELVFEHKGYEAVRAVPYDVPIIGADRRHVNTLRNWSAESITQPSRTFGSLAGTDYHKFLEYKRSIEQISEFLYPDDSEYEGKLLRLKQQYFLCSAGLQSIIRTYSKLGLPITSLADKVALHINDTHPTLVIPELMRILMDEHQLSWDQAWGMTTRMVSYTNHTILSEALEKWPIQMVRELLPRIFLIIEEINARFCGELMARYPGDQERINQMAIIHEDQVRMAHLAIVASHSVNGVAALHTEILQKREMRLFNEMYPHRFNNKTNGITHRRWLLHANPELSGLINDSIGTRWIHHPQEMIGLIKYCEDSSFQEQVATIKRRNKQRLAEYIQGKHGVSVDPDSIFDVQVKRLHAYKRQLLNVLHIMHLYNQIKDNPSMDIVPRTFIFGAKAAPSYHLAKRIIKLINTVADVVNKDPQIKGKIRIFFLENYSVSLAEKIIPAADVSEQISTASKEASGTGNMKFMMNGALTIGTMDGANVEMHEMVGDQNMFLFGLRAEQVMDYYQYGGYHARDVYYGDGRVKEVLDQLILQGPFSAHAQEFETIYQTLLDNNDEFFVLKDFAGYVETHVEIDRAYRNQKEWLKKSIINIGHSGKFSSDNTISRYASEIWNILPVKL, encoded by the coding sequence TTGTTCAACGATAAAGAAACGTTCAAAAAAGTGTTCCGCGAGACACTCATCGGGAAATTGGGCAAGCCGCTTGAAGAAGCTTCAAATGCGGATATCTATAATATTGTGGGCAACATGATCCGCGAGAATGCCGGAAGAAATTGGGCGGATACCAATCAGAAGTACAAGGCCGATAAGGAGAAGCAGGTATACTATTTTTCAATGGAATTTCTGATCGGCAGGCTCCTCGGCAACAATCTGCTTAATATGGGCGTGCTGGAGGTTGTGCGCGAAGGATTGTCTGAGCTTGGTTTCTGTCTGGCGGATGTGGAGGAAGTGGAGGCGGATGCCGGTCTGGGCAATGGTGGACTTGGGCGGCTGGCCGCCTGCTTCCTGGACTCGCTGGCCTCGCTGCAATATGCCGGCCACGGCTGCGGCATACGTTATAAGTACGGCCTGTTCGAGCAGAAGATCGTTGACGGGTATCAGGTGGAACTGCCCGATTACTGGCTGCAGAATGATAACGTATGGGAAGTGCGCCGGGAAGACAAGCAGGTGGAAGTGAAGTTCTGGGGGCGTGTGGAGACCGGGGAAGAGAACGGTGAGCTGGTGTTTGAGCATAAGGGCTATGAGGCTGTACGCGCGGTTCCTTATGATGTTCCGATCATCGGTGCAGACCGGCGGCATGTGAACACGCTGCGCAACTGGAGTGCGGAGTCGATCACCCAGCCCTCCCGGACCTTCGGCTCCTTGGCAGGTACGGATTATCACAAGTTCCTGGAATACAAACGTTCCATTGAGCAGATCTCCGAGTTCCTGTACCCGGATGATTCCGAATATGAAGGCAAGCTGCTTCGCCTGAAGCAGCAGTATTTCCTCTGCAGCGCCGGCCTTCAGAGCATTATCCGTACGTACAGCAAGCTTGGATTGCCTATCACGTCCCTGGCGGATAAGGTGGCGCTTCATATCAATGACACCCACCCGACGCTGGTGATTCCCGAGCTGATGCGCATTCTGATGGATGAGCATCAGCTCAGCTGGGATCAGGCCTGGGGCATGACGACCCGGATGGTCTCTTACACCAACCACACTATTCTTAGTGAAGCGCTGGAGAAATGGCCCATCCAGATGGTCCGGGAGCTGCTGCCGCGGATCTTCCTGATCATCGAGGAGATCAATGCCCGCTTCTGCGGGGAGCTGATGGCGCGGTATCCGGGGGATCAGGAACGGATCAACCAGATGGCGATCATCCATGAAGATCAGGTGCGGATGGCCCATCTTGCGATTGTGGCAAGCCATAGCGTCAACGGTGTAGCAGCTCTGCATACGGAGATTCTCCAAAAGCGGGAGATGCGCCTGTTCAATGAAATGTATCCGCACCGCTTCAACAATAAGACCAATGGCATCACCCACCGGCGCTGGCTGCTGCACGCCAACCCGGAGCTGAGCGGGTTGATTAACGATTCGATCGGAACCCGCTGGATTCATCATCCACAGGAGATGATCGGCCTGATCAAATACTGTGAGGATTCCTCCTTTCAGGAGCAGGTTGCCACGATCAAACGCCGCAACAAGCAGCGCCTGGCAGAATACATCCAGGGCAAGCACGGGGTTTCGGTTGATCCCGACTCCATCTTCGATGTGCAGGTCAAACGGCTCCATGCCTACAAGCGCCAGCTGCTGAATGTGCTGCATATTATGCATCTGTATAATCAGATCAAAGACAATCCGTCGATGGATATCGTACCGCGCACCTTCATCTTCGGCGCGAAGGCCGCTCCGAGCTATCATCTGGCCAAACGGATTATTAAGCTGATTAATACCGTAGCTGATGTCGTGAACAAGGACCCGCAGATCAAGGGCAAGATCCGTATTTTCTTCCTGGAGAATTATTCCGTATCGCTGGCGGAGAAGATTATTCCGGCCGCCGATGTCAGCGAACAGATCTCTACAGCCAGCAAGGAAGCCTCCGGTACCGGCAATATGAAGTTTATGATGAACGGAGCCTTAACCATCGGCACGATGGATGGGGCCAATGTGGAGATGCATGAGATGGTCGGAGACCAGAACATGTTCCTGTTCGGCCTCCGTGCCGAGCAGGTAATGGATTATTACCAGTATGGCGGCTATCACGCGCGTGACGTCTACTACGGTGACGGGCGTGTGAAGGAAGTGCTGGACCAGCTGATCCTGCAAGGGCCATTCAGCGCCCACGCCCAGGAGTTCGAGACCATCTACCAAACGCTGCTGGACAACAATGATGAGTTCTTTGTGTTGAAGGATTTCGCCGGTTATGTGGAGACCCATGTCGAAATTGACCGCGCCTACCGCAACCAGAAGGAATGGCTGAAGAAGTCGATTATCAATATTGGCCATTCCGGCAAGTTCTCCAGTGACAATACGATTAGCAGGTATGCTTCCGAAATCTGGAATATTCTTCCTGTGAAGCTGTAA
- a CDS encoding MDR family MFS transporter — protein sequence MGDKERKLILTGVLLATFLAAIEGTVTGPAGPAIVGDFQGIQWLSWIFTAYLLAMAVTTPIFGKLSDLIGRKPVFMGGAAVFLLGSLLCGISQNMEQLIVFRLIQGIGAGALIPMTFTIIGDIYSIRERAKTQGLLSSVWGISSLAGPLLGGYVVDYLSWRWIFVFNLPFGVLSILFIARYFKEDKVRRKTALDIPGVLLFAAGMGALLLGLTLGGQSLPWSSPLLLALLGAAVLLLAVFLYVERHAAEPMLPLNLFSIRNIAVSTGANLLVSTLIIGLTTYVPLWVQGVNGESAAVSGLLLAPMSVGWMLGSIAGGRMIMRAGMRSTAMLGLALIAAGATGMVFMTAESSQLLLLALMLACGVGFGYASIVFTIIAQSSVEQARRGASTALNTFTRSLGQTIGVALFGSWLNLNIGWLLAKQDSSAALASADINKLLDPNTAGALAGSAGSGLRSALEGGLHSLFIVMAVFAVLSLLISSALKRGLPSTLDAEPAPNKV from the coding sequence ATGGGGGATAAGGAAAGAAAGCTGATATTGACTGGCGTGCTGCTGGCTACTTTTCTGGCAGCCATTGAAGGAACGGTCACGGGACCGGCGGGTCCGGCGATTGTAGGTGATTTTCAAGGAATACAGTGGCTGAGCTGGATATTCACCGCTTATCTGCTTGCTATGGCTGTAACCACACCGATCTTCGGCAAGCTGAGTGACCTGATTGGCCGTAAGCCCGTCTTTATGGGGGGCGCAGCGGTTTTTTTGCTCGGTTCGCTGTTATGCGGAATTTCACAGAATATGGAGCAGCTGATTGTGTTCCGATTGATTCAGGGGATAGGAGCAGGGGCGCTTATCCCGATGACTTTTACCATTATTGGAGATATCTATAGTATCAGGGAGCGGGCCAAAACCCAAGGGCTGTTAAGCTCGGTGTGGGGAATCTCCTCACTGGCTGGACCGCTGCTCGGCGGGTATGTAGTGGATTATTTGAGCTGGCGTTGGATCTTTGTATTTAATCTGCCATTTGGCGTGCTGTCGATTCTGTTTATTGCCCGTTACTTCAAGGAAGACAAGGTGCGGCGGAAGACAGCCCTTGATATTCCGGGCGTATTGCTGTTTGCGGCAGGCATGGGTGCGCTGCTGCTCGGTTTAACCCTCGGCGGCCAGAGCCTGCCCTGGAGTTCGCCGCTGTTGCTGGCTCTGCTCGGTGCGGCCGTTCTGCTGCTGGCCGTCTTCCTGTATGTGGAGCGCCATGCGGCGGAGCCTATGCTGCCGCTGAACCTGTTCTCCATCCGCAATATTGCGGTCTCGACAGGAGCCAATCTGCTGGTCAGCACATTGATTATCGGCCTTACGACTTATGTGCCGCTATGGGTGCAGGGAGTAAACGGAGAAAGTGCCGCTGTTTCGGGATTGCTGCTGGCTCCCATGTCGGTCGGTTGGATGCTTGGCTCTATTGCAGGGGGCCGGATGATCATGCGTGCGGGTATGCGAAGCACTGCTATGCTGGGCTTGGCACTGATTGCCGCTGGTGCAACCGGAATGGTCTTTATGACAGCCGAATCCTCCCAGCTACTGCTGCTGGCGCTGATGCTGGCCTGCGGGGTTGGCTTCGGGTATGCCTCGATAGTCTTCACCATCATCGCCCAGTCTTCGGTGGAGCAGGCCCGGCGAGGTGCTTCCACCGCGCTGAATACCTTCACCCGTTCACTTGGGCAGACGATCGGAGTCGCCTTGTTCGGCTCCTGGCTGAACCTGAACATCGGCTGGCTGCTGGCTAAGCAGGACAGTTCTGCTGCCCTTGCAAGCGCCGATATTAACAAGCTGCTCGACCCGAATACAGCGGGTGCGCTTGCCGGATCGGCCGGCAGTGGTCTGCGCAGTGCACTGGAAGGCGGTCTGCATTCACTGTTTATCGTCATGGCTGTGTTCGCCGTGCTGTCATTGCTGATCTCGTCTGCTCTGAAGAGAGGCCTGCCGTCCACACTGGATGCGGAGCCAGCTCCGAATAAAGTGTAG
- a CDS encoding GAF domain-containing protein: MFQAMPYDGTRSERFEGVLSQLAALMKDEPSAIANLANASALLKFSLPDTNWAGFYLFDGKELVLGPFQGLPACIRIPLSRGVCGTAATQRRTLVVGDVHAFPGHIACDAASNSEIVVPLIKEDRLLGVMDIDSPLKHRFDDEERRFLERFAAMVAEVI, from the coding sequence ATGTTTCAAGCGATGCCTTACGATGGAACACGCAGCGAACGGTTCGAAGGCGTTCTCTCGCAGCTGGCTGCGCTAATGAAAGACGAGCCGAGTGCGATAGCCAATCTGGCCAACGCTTCTGCGCTGCTTAAATTCTCATTGCCGGACACCAACTGGGCCGGGTTCTATTTATTTGATGGCAAGGAACTGGTGCTTGGTCCTTTCCAAGGACTTCCTGCTTGTATCCGCATCCCGCTCTCACGCGGCGTATGCGGAACTGCCGCCACCCAGCGCCGCACTCTTGTCGTTGGGGATGTTCACGCTTTTCCGGGACATATTGCCTGTGATGCCGCGTCCAACAGCGAGATTGTAGTTCCGCTGATTAAGGAGGACCGGCTGCTCGGCGTAATGGATATCGACAGCCCGCTGAAACACCGCTTCGATGATGAGGAACGCAGATTTCTGGAACGCTTCGCCGCTATGGTCGCAGAGGTTATCTAA
- a CDS encoding GNAT family N-acetyltransferase: MYVCGGVIPALAGPRLQLRPMTTRDAPALFHIWSHPQVARWLGAPPLTSVTVTEQLITLLSEMAQEEESLRWSIIGPSGEVIGSCGYNRWQLQGAYRGEIGCDLSPAFWGQGLMREALILALNYGFEVMGLNRIEALCHPDNARMSRLARSLGFRQEGLLRQYRHTAAGFQDILLHAVLRPDWKYTE; encoded by the coding sequence TTGTATGTTTGTGGTGGGGTCATTCCGGCACTGGCCGGACCAAGATTACAGCTGCGGCCTATGACCACCAGGGATGCTCCGGCATTGTTTCATATTTGGTCTCATCCGCAGGTGGCGCGCTGGCTAGGTGCTCCGCCGCTTACCTCTGTCACCGTTACGGAACAGCTGATCACGCTGTTGTCAGAAATGGCACAGGAGGAAGAGAGTCTGCGCTGGAGTATTATCGGGCCATCGGGCGAAGTGATTGGCAGCTGCGGGTACAACCGTTGGCAGCTGCAGGGCGCCTATCGTGGGGAAATCGGCTGCGACCTTTCGCCGGCGTTCTGGGGCCAAGGATTGATGAGGGAAGCGCTGATCCTGGCACTGAATTATGGCTTTGAGGTGATGGGGCTGAACCGAATTGAAGCATTATGTCATCCGGACAATGCCCGGATGTCCAGGCTGGCAAGGTCGCTTGGCTTCCGGCAGGAAGGTCTGCTGCGGCAATACCGCCATACGGCTGCCGGTTTCCAGGACATCCTGCTGCACGCGGTGCTGCGCCCGGATTGGAAGTATACAGAATAG
- a CDS encoding FAD-dependent oxidoreductase, producing MLRKTLRRFNMYEIAVIGAGPAGASAALFAAKAGKQTLLVDSDKGMTRRGRYENYYGIAEISGPELVDIGHQQAVKFGAELVKDQAVKLSKSEEGFVIETEGGTSYEAKHIILATGVLTDLAAAAGVQTQDGTEPRIKTVITVNAQGQTNVPGIWAAGTVAGVSVHAVITAGDGAKVAVNVISELNGARYVDHDVLKS from the coding sequence ATGCTCCGCAAAACTTTGAGGAGGTTCAACATGTACGAAATCGCCGTTATTGGAGCCGGCCCTGCCGGTGCAAGCGCAGCCCTGTTCGCCGCCAAGGCAGGCAAACAGACGCTGCTGGTAGACAGTGACAAAGGTATGACCCGCAGAGGCAGGTATGAAAACTACTATGGCATTGCCGAAATTAGCGGACCCGAGCTAGTGGACATAGGCCATCAGCAGGCGGTCAAATTCGGCGCTGAGCTTGTAAAGGATCAGGCCGTTAAGCTGTCCAAGTCCGAAGAAGGTTTCGTGATCGAAACCGAAGGTGGCACCTCATATGAAGCGAAACATATCATCCTTGCCACCGGTGTACTGACCGACCTCGCCGCTGCAGCAGGTGTACAGACGCAGGACGGAACCGAGCCGCGCATCAAAACAGTAATCACAGTCAATGCACAGGGACAAACGAACGTGCCTGGAATCTGGGCCGCAGGCACCGTAGCTGGAGTTAGCGTGCATGCGGTCATCACAGCCGGTGATGGAGCCAAGGTGGCGGTTAATGTCATCAGCGAGCTGAATGGTGCCCGTTATGTCGACCATGATGTCCTGAAATCTTAA
- the glgD gene encoding glucose-1-phosphate adenylyltransferase subunit GlgD encodes MKQLMGVINLDHELDKLNELTYFRCGAAVPFGSRYRLIDFVLSNMMRAELESVGLFVRRKYRSLMDHLGDGKSWDMNRKHGGLFILPPDWNDPTDTSLGDLQHYHNNLDFFKRAAAKYIVFSGSQHLNSVDLQDLYTHHLEQGADVTLVYKKIDQLQPEHEVCMRVDVDEDRKVTNIHQEKDHHNVYLDIFVMEKKLFLEQVEYCIAHGESYFFRDVILKNRHKFKISAYEYTGYHSVINSLESYYKNSLELLQPDNYFGLFKENPVQTKIKYEAPTRYLESASVSNSLLANGCIIAGTVENSIIFRGVQVRKGARITNSIIMQKCVIEENAVIENVIMDKDVHLSKDRILMGDSRRPFVIAKSSKI; translated from the coding sequence ATGAAGCAACTTATGGGTGTTATCAACCTGGATCATGAACTCGACAAGCTTAATGAACTTACTTATTTCCGCTGCGGGGCAGCCGTGCCTTTTGGCAGCCGTTACCGTCTGATCGATTTCGTTCTGTCCAACATGATGCGTGCTGAGCTGGAGAGCGTGGGCCTGTTCGTCCGCCGCAAATACCGTTCCCTGATGGACCATCTCGGCGACGGCAAATCATGGGATATGAACCGCAAGCATGGCGGGCTGTTTATCCTTCCTCCGGACTGGAACGATCCGACGGATACCTCTCTGGGGGACCTGCAGCATTATCATAACAATTTGGACTTTTTCAAACGGGCAGCCGCCAAATATATCGTCTTCTCCGGCAGTCAGCATCTGAACAGCGTTGACCTTCAGGATCTCTATACACACCACCTGGAGCAGGGAGCGGATGTCACCCTGGTGTATAAGAAGATTGACCAGCTTCAGCCTGAGCATGAGGTGTGCATGCGTGTCGATGTCGATGAAGACCGCAAGGTCACCAATATCCATCAGGAAAAAGATCACCACAATGTGTATCTGGATATTTTTGTGATGGAGAAGAAGCTGTTTCTGGAGCAGGTGGAATACTGCATCGCTCATGGCGAGAGCTATTTCTTCCGTGATGTGATTCTGAAGAACCGACATAAGTTCAAGATCTCCGCTTATGAGTACACCGGCTATCATTCGGTAATCAACTCGTTGGAGAGCTACTACAAGAACAGTCTGGAGCTGCTTCAGCCTGACAACTACTTCGGCCTGTTCAAGGAGAATCCGGTGCAGACGAAGATCAAATATGAAGCTCCCACCCGTTACCTGGAGAGCGCCAGTGTAAGCAACTCGCTGCTGGCCAACGGCTGCATCATCGCCGGAACGGTGGAGAACAGCATTATTTTCCGGGGCGTGCAGGTGCGCAAGGGTGCCAGGATCACCAACTCGATCATTATGCAGAAATGTGTGATTGAAGAGAATGCGGTCATTGAGAATGTCATTATGGACAAAGATGTGCACTTAAGCAAGGACCGCATCCTGATGGGAGACAGCAGACGGCCATTCGTGATTGCCAAGAGCAGCAAGATTTAG
- a CDS encoding sensor histidine kinase, whose amino-acid sequence MSGRPPAWLRRLLAPRSLRKQLLAISLLILSALLLLIGVLQYVLMRDFTYTNRAESMETQIRSVPREFYYDLFNNHYGRSPMTPGDLPPGAERRPLLLDAHTTIAIYSSDGVFKDFQEDTFSEDTAPRLTDEEYSLLLQQNTERTDGDYRLITAADGSEHLAVFMNLGRPGNERLLLQMSVRTGPLTDVIMQQLLIFAGLSVVALLAGFFLYLPALRKTLVPLSNMGEAAQSIDSGNLNIRFPVEQGQSEIDQLAHSFNGMLERLEISFNNEREAKEQMRRFAADASHELRTPLTSIHGFLEVLLRGAAENKEQLYNSLRSMQGESKRINKLVEDLLLLARMDGAPVLQLSALHLGEVLSEMKPQLLVLAGERQVSFDISYGIRGRYDPNKLKQVVLNLFHNAVQHTDTLKGTIHVSLHARGGEAVLTVRDNGSGIAAGHLPYIFDRFYRSDSSRTRKYGGSGLGLSITQSIVEAHGGAISVSSKPGEGSSFRVTLPCLEGLAKPAP is encoded by the coding sequence ATGAGCGGCCGGCCTCCTGCATGGCTGCGCCGTCTGCTGGCGCCACGCTCGCTGCGCAAGCAGCTGCTGGCCATTTCGCTGCTCATTTTGTCCGCACTGCTGCTCTTGATCGGTGTGCTGCAATATGTGCTGATGCGGGATTTCACCTATACGAACCGGGCCGAATCCATGGAAACCCAGATCCGGTCGGTGCCGCGCGAATTCTATTATGATCTCTTTAATAATCATTACGGGCGGAGTCCAATGACACCGGGCGACCTCCCGCCGGGGGCTGAGCGGCGGCCGCTCCTGCTGGATGCCCATACCACGATTGCCATCTACAGCTCGGACGGCGTCTTCAAGGATTTTCAGGAGGACACCTTCTCCGAGGATACGGCTCCGCGGCTGACGGATGAAGAATATAGTCTGCTCCTGCAGCAGAACACCGAGCGGACGGACGGTGACTACAGACTCATCACTGCGGCCGACGGGAGCGAGCACCTGGCTGTATTCATGAATCTGGGGCGTCCTGGCAACGAGCGGCTGCTGCTGCAGATGAGTGTGCGGACGGGACCGCTGACCGATGTGATCATGCAGCAGCTGCTAATCTTCGCCGGCCTGTCTGTGGTTGCCCTGCTGGCCGGATTCTTCCTCTATCTTCCGGCCTTGCGCAAGACCCTTGTGCCGCTCTCCAATATGGGCGAGGCTGCACAGAGCATTGATTCAGGCAATCTGAATATCCGCTTCCCGGTGGAGCAGGGACAGAGCGAAATCGATCAGTTGGCCCATTCCTTCAATGGCATGCTGGAACGGCTGGAGATCTCCTTCAACAACGAGCGTGAGGCCAAGGAGCAGATGCGCCGCTTCGCGGCGGATGCCTCCCATGAGCTGCGCACTCCGCTGACTTCCATCCACGGCTTTCTGGAGGTGCTGCTGCGGGGTGCAGCGGAGAACAAGGAGCAGCTGTATAATTCACTGCGCAGCATGCAGGGCGAGTCGAAGCGGATCAACAAGCTGGTTGAGGACCTGCTGCTGTTGGCCCGCATGGACGGTGCCCCTGTACTGCAGCTGTCGGCCCTTCATCTCGGAGAGGTCCTCTCCGAGATGAAGCCGCAGCTGCTGGTGCTGGCCGGCGAGCGCCAGGTCAGCTTCGATATCTCTTATGGCATCCGCGGCAGGTATGACCCGAACAAGCTGAAGCAAGTGGTGCTCAACCTGTTTCACAATGCTGTACAGCATACAGATACACTCAAAGGCACCATCCATGTCTCCCTGCATGCCCGAGGCGGCGAGGCTGTGCTTACAGTCCGGGACAACGGCTCTGGGATTGCCGCTGGGCATCTGCCCTACATCTTCGACCGCTTCTATCGCAGCGATTCCTCCCGAACGCGCAAATACGGCGGCTCCGGCCTGGGGCTGTCCATTACCCAATCCATCGTGGAGGCGCATGGCGGAGCGATCAGCGTCAGCAGTAAGCCTGGCGAAGGCAGCAGCTTCAGAGTCACCCTTCCCTGCCTGGAAGGATTAGCTAAACCGGCACCCTAA
- a CDS encoding response regulator transcription factor, whose translation MKAALGVRLLLVDDEPNILQFLELGLIHEGFEVRTAPDGLSAIEVAAEFKPHVAILDVMMPGMDGFELCHYLRAEETELAVIMLTAKDEVDDRVKGLSIGADDYMVKPFSFDELLARIQARLRNQFPGLLGEVRCGPFRIDSRRKEFRHRDEVLELSPTEYELLQYLVINHGLVLSKPMILDKVWGYDFGGEENIVEVYIRSLREKLGDKEHRIIRTLRGAGYRVDLE comes from the coding sequence ATGAAAGCTGCACTGGGTGTACGCTTGCTGCTTGTCGATGACGAGCCTAATATACTGCAATTTCTGGAGCTTGGATTAATTCATGAAGGCTTTGAGGTCAGAACGGCACCCGACGGGTTGAGTGCGATTGAGGTTGCGGCCGAATTCAAGCCGCATGTGGCTATTCTCGATGTGATGATGCCGGGGATGGACGGCTTCGAGCTATGCCATTATCTCCGCGCAGAGGAGACCGAGCTGGCTGTCATTATGCTTACAGCCAAGGATGAGGTAGACGACCGGGTCAAGGGGCTGTCGATCGGGGCTGACGATTATATGGTCAAGCCCTTCAGCTTCGACGAGTTGCTGGCCCGGATTCAGGCGCGTCTGCGCAACCAATTCCCGGGTCTGCTCGGGGAGGTGCGCTGCGGTCCGTTCCGGATCGACAGCCGGCGTAAGGAGTTTCGCCACAGGGACGAGGTGCTGGAGCTGTCACCCACGGAATATGAGCTGCTGCAATATCTTGTGATCAATCACGGACTGGTGCTGAGCAAGCCAATGATTCTTGATAAGGTCTGGGGGTATGACTTCGGCGGCGAGGAGAATATCGTCGAGGTCTATATCCGCTCGCTCCGTGAGAAGCTGGGCGATAAAGAGCACCGCATTATCCGCACGCTGCGGGGGGCCGGCTACCGGGTGGATTTGGAATGA